Proteins encoded in a region of the Hirundo rustica isolate bHirRus1 chromosome 10, bHirRus1.pri.v3, whole genome shotgun sequence genome:
- the OTOS gene encoding otospiralin isoform X3, with amino-acid sequence MELTEGSRGVWNVATVVFSSLDAIKKHKQFLAGKMTFTGLFFFCMLMNKLTDARSLQDRDDPYQEAAALPYWPFSSSDFWSYVEYFRTLGAYNRINDMARAFFAQFPFGTHLGYHVRDHEQ; translated from the exons ATGGAGCTAactgaggggagcaggggggtTTGGAATGTGGCAACggttgttttttcctcccttgatGCTATAAAG AAACACAAGCAATTTCTTGCAGGCAAGATGACATTTACtggcttatttttcttctgtatgcTGATGAACAAGCTAACAG ATGCCCGATCCCTCCAGGACAGAGATG ATCCCTACCAGGAAGCTGCAGCCTTGCCATACTGGCCCTTCTCATCCAGTGATTTCTGGTCCTATGTGGAATATTTCCGGACCTTGGGAGCCTACAACAGGATCAATGACATGGCCAGAGCCTTCTTTGCCCAGTTCCCGTTTGGGACCCACCTTGGCTACCACGTGCGTGACCACGAGCAGTGA
- the ADIPOQ gene encoding adiponectin isoform X1, which yields MESAVSELTAPCALRDSDAVARLHSLNRLQQANQDSKQLEPTMRGLAGVLLCSLLLLALHSTRVAAQDTQPDPKMPCANWMGGAPGYPGHNGVPGRDGKDGRDGLKGDKGDEGPAGPKGEPGPAGSRGFPGPPGSPGIPGIPGQKGKDAFVHRSAFSVGLTERSPAPNVPIRFSKIFYNEQGHYDPSTGKFLCSVPGTYYFAYHLTVYLSDVKVSLYRKDKAVIFTYDQFQNNNVDQASGSVLLHLSSGDEVWLQVYGNGDKNGVYADNLNDSTFMGFLLYPDPENY from the exons ATGGAAAGTGCAGTGTCTGAGCTGacagctccctgtgcccttAGGGATAGCGATGCAGTAGCCAGACTTCATTCTCTAAACAGACTGCAGCAAGCCAACCAGGACTCAAAGCAGCTG GAACCAACCATGAGGGGCCTGGCAGGTGTCCTGCTGTGctcattgctgctgctggccctaCACTCCACAAGGGTGGCTGCCCAGGACACCCAGCCTGACCCCAAAATGCCATGTGCCAACTGGATGGGAGGAGCACCCGGCTACCCTGGCCACAACGGCGTTCCTGGCCGGGATGGGAAAGACGGAAGAGATGGACTAAAGGGAGATAAAGGAGATGAAG GTCCAGCAGGTCCCAAAGGTGAACCAGGCCCAGCTGGAAGCCGAGGCTTTCCCGGACCTCCCGGAtctcctggaattcctggaaTCCCAGGGCAGAAGGGCAAAGATGCTTTTGTGCACCGTTCTGCCTTCAGCGTAGGGCTGACGGAGCGGAGCCCTGCCCCCAACGTGCCCATCCGCTTCAGCAAGATCTTCTACAATGAGCAGGGCCACTACGACCCCAGCACGGGCAAGTTCCTCTGCAGTGTCCCTGGCACCTACTACTTTGCCTACCACCTCACGGTCTACCTGTCAGATGTCAAGGTCAGCCTCTACAGGAAGGACAAGGCTGTGATCTTCACCTACGACCAGTTCCAGAACAACAACGTCGACCAAGCGAgtggctctgtcctgctgcaccTCAGCTCCGGGGACGAGGTCTGGCTTCAGGTGTATGGGAACGGGGACAAAAATGGGGTCTATGCTGACAACCTCAACGATTCCACTTTCATGGGCTTCCTGCTGTACCCCGACCCAGAAAACTACtaa
- the OTOS gene encoding otospiralin isoform X6: MTFTGLFFFCMLMNKLTDARSLQDRDDPYQEAAALPYWPFSSSDFWSYVEYFRTLGAYNRINDMARAFFAQFPFGTHLGYHVRDHEQ, from the exons ATGACATTTACtggcttatttttcttctgtatgcTGATGAACAAGCTAACAG ATGCCCGATCCCTCCAGGACAGAGATG ATCCCTACCAGGAAGCTGCAGCCTTGCCATACTGGCCCTTCTCATCCAGTGATTTCTGGTCCTATGTGGAATATTTCCGGACCTTGGGAGCCTACAACAGGATCAATGACATGGCCAGAGCCTTCTTTGCCCAGTTCCCGTTTGGGACCCACCTTGGCTACCACGTGCGTGACCACGAGCAGTGA
- the COPS9 gene encoding COP9 signalosome complex subunit 9 has protein sequence MKPAVDEMFPEGAGPYVDLDEAGGSTGLLMDLAANEKAVHADFFNDFEDLFDDDDIQ, from the exons ATGAAGCCGGCGGTGGACGAGATGTTCCCTGAGGGAGCCGGCCCTTACGTGGACCTGGATGAG GCAGGGGGAAGCACGGGGCTGCTGATGGATCTGGCCGCCAACGAGAAGGCGGTGCACGCTGACTTCTTCAACG ATTTTGAAGATCTCTTTGATGACGATGACATCCAGTGA
- the OTOS gene encoding otospiralin isoform X5, with amino-acid sequence MEIPNLPKHKQFLAGKMTFTGLFFFCMLMNKLTDARSLQDRDDPYQEAAALPYWPFSSSDFWSYVEYFRTLGAYNRINDMARAFFAQFPFGTHLGYHVRDHEQ; translated from the exons ATGGAAATCCCCAATCTGCCT AAACACAAGCAATTTCTTGCAGGCAAGATGACATTTACtggcttatttttcttctgtatgcTGATGAACAAGCTAACAG ATGCCCGATCCCTCCAGGACAGAGATG ATCCCTACCAGGAAGCTGCAGCCTTGCCATACTGGCCCTTCTCATCCAGTGATTTCTGGTCCTATGTGGAATATTTCCGGACCTTGGGAGCCTACAACAGGATCAATGACATGGCCAGAGCCTTCTTTGCCCAGTTCCCGTTTGGGACCCACCTTGGCTACCACGTGCGTGACCACGAGCAGTGA
- the OTOS gene encoding otospiralin isoform X2, with protein sequence MYVSKCWIHTATCTGWRPKHLLGVREESFQDMGKMTFTGLFFFCMLMNKLTDARSLQDRDDPYQEAAALPYWPFSSSDFWSYVEYFRTLGAYNRINDMARAFFAQFPFGTHLGYHVRDHEQ encoded by the exons ATGTACGTGTCAAAGTGCTGGATCCATACAGCAACCTGCACAGGCTGGAGACCAAAGCACCTGCTTGGTGTGCGAGAGGAATCTTTCCAGGACATGG GCAAGATGACATTTACtggcttatttttcttctgtatgcTGATGAACAAGCTAACAG ATGCCCGATCCCTCCAGGACAGAGATG ATCCCTACCAGGAAGCTGCAGCCTTGCCATACTGGCCCTTCTCATCCAGTGATTTCTGGTCCTATGTGGAATATTTCCGGACCTTGGGAGCCTACAACAGGATCAATGACATGGCCAGAGCCTTCTTTGCCCAGTTCCCGTTTGGGACCCACCTTGGCTACCACGTGCGTGACCACGAGCAGTGA
- the ADIPOQ gene encoding adiponectin isoform X2: MRGLAGVLLCSLLLLALHSTRVAAQDTQPDPKMPCANWMGGAPGYPGHNGVPGRDGKDGRDGLKGDKGDEGPAGPKGEPGPAGSRGFPGPPGSPGIPGIPGQKGKDAFVHRSAFSVGLTERSPAPNVPIRFSKIFYNEQGHYDPSTGKFLCSVPGTYYFAYHLTVYLSDVKVSLYRKDKAVIFTYDQFQNNNVDQASGSVLLHLSSGDEVWLQVYGNGDKNGVYADNLNDSTFMGFLLYPDPENY, encoded by the exons ATGAGGGGCCTGGCAGGTGTCCTGCTGTGctcattgctgctgctggccctaCACTCCACAAGGGTGGCTGCCCAGGACACCCAGCCTGACCCCAAAATGCCATGTGCCAACTGGATGGGAGGAGCACCCGGCTACCCTGGCCACAACGGCGTTCCTGGCCGGGATGGGAAAGACGGAAGAGATGGACTAAAGGGAGATAAAGGAGATGAAG GTCCAGCAGGTCCCAAAGGTGAACCAGGCCCAGCTGGAAGCCGAGGCTTTCCCGGACCTCCCGGAtctcctggaattcctggaaTCCCAGGGCAGAAGGGCAAAGATGCTTTTGTGCACCGTTCTGCCTTCAGCGTAGGGCTGACGGAGCGGAGCCCTGCCCCCAACGTGCCCATCCGCTTCAGCAAGATCTTCTACAATGAGCAGGGCCACTACGACCCCAGCACGGGCAAGTTCCTCTGCAGTGTCCCTGGCACCTACTACTTTGCCTACCACCTCACGGTCTACCTGTCAGATGTCAAGGTCAGCCTCTACAGGAAGGACAAGGCTGTGATCTTCACCTACGACCAGTTCCAGAACAACAACGTCGACCAAGCGAgtggctctgtcctgctgcaccTCAGCTCCGGGGACGAGGTCTGGCTTCAGGTGTATGGGAACGGGGACAAAAATGGGGTCTATGCTGACAACCTCAACGATTCCACTTTCATGGGCTTCCTGCTGTACCCCGACCCAGAAAACTACtaa
- the OTOS gene encoding otospiralin isoform X1 encodes MLSATPLSLTTPAAIKGCVLDENQSTCTCQSAGSIQQPAQAGDQSTCLVCERNLSRTWKHKQFLAGKMTFTGLFFFCMLMNKLTDARSLQDRDDPYQEAAALPYWPFSSSDFWSYVEYFRTLGAYNRINDMARAFFAQFPFGTHLGYHVRDHEQ; translated from the exons ATGCTTTCTGCTACACCTTTGTCCCTGACCACACCTGCTGCCATCAAGGGTTGTGTGCTAGATGAAAATCAATCAACATGTACGTGTCAAAGTGCTGGATCCATACAGCAACCTGCACAGGCTGGAGACCAAAGCACCTGCTTGGTGTGCGAGAGGAATCTTTCCAGGACATGG AAACACAAGCAATTTCTTGCAGGCAAGATGACATTTACtggcttatttttcttctgtatgcTGATGAACAAGCTAACAG ATGCCCGATCCCTCCAGGACAGAGATG ATCCCTACCAGGAAGCTGCAGCCTTGCCATACTGGCCCTTCTCATCCAGTGATTTCTGGTCCTATGTGGAATATTTCCGGACCTTGGGAGCCTACAACAGGATCAATGACATGGCCAGAGCCTTCTTTGCCCAGTTCCCGTTTGGGACCCACCTTGGCTACCACGTGCGTGACCACGAGCAGTGA
- the OTOS gene encoding otospiralin isoform X4 translates to MQHGTPRKCLFPPTAAVTQKHKQFLAGKMTFTGLFFFCMLMNKLTDARSLQDRDDPYQEAAALPYWPFSSSDFWSYVEYFRTLGAYNRINDMARAFFAQFPFGTHLGYHVRDHEQ, encoded by the exons ATGCAGCACGGGACTCCAAGGAAGTGCCTTTTcccacccacagctgctgtAACCCAG AAACACAAGCAATTTCTTGCAGGCAAGATGACATTTACtggcttatttttcttctgtatgcTGATGAACAAGCTAACAG ATGCCCGATCCCTCCAGGACAGAGATG ATCCCTACCAGGAAGCTGCAGCCTTGCCATACTGGCCCTTCTCATCCAGTGATTTCTGGTCCTATGTGGAATATTTCCGGACCTTGGGAGCCTACAACAGGATCAATGACATGGCCAGAGCCTTCTTTGCCCAGTTCCCGTTTGGGACCCACCTTGGCTACCACGTGCGTGACCACGAGCAGTGA